The genomic DNA tttttcttttttttctgttcttcagaTTAGATGATCTATATTATTCTATCATGTTTGCTCATTTTACCTTCTATCAGCTCAAATCTGCTTTTGAGCTCCttggtgaatttttcattttagtaacTACATTTCTAaactccagaatttccatttggttctctttaaaattttctatctcttttgttgatattcttatttttaaaaatttaacagatttattgaagtataattcttACACAAAgaattgtacatatttaatgaCTGCGATTGGATGAAATTTTCAATTTAGGCATATGCAAACACCATAATATCACCACAGTCAAGGTAATACACACTGATACTGTTATTTTTTGATAACTGTTAACTGTTTGAAAACATGGTAACTGTAAATATCATCTTTGATGTTCATGTTGATAGTATGTTATTTAACATGTTAAATCctgaaacacatttttctttagttctttaaatgtctttctttgtGAAGTCCAACAATTATCTTCCCCTCTTACAGAAAGCCTGTTATCTATTGTCTAATTTTTTCCAAGTATATGGGTCATAATTTCCTGTTCTTAACATGGCATAATTTTTTATTGCTGATGTTGAAATATGGATATTTTAGATAGTATATTGTAGTGACTTTCGATTTTGATTACCTTATTATCCTCCACAAGTGATTATCATTGCTATCTTCTGACTTGCCTGTAATAATTTTGTGGAGTCTGTATCCTTTGCAATGTGTGGTCCCTGATATAACTActcactttttaaagttttttatttttaggaagtaaacccatgcttatatgtCAACTAATCTacaacaaaagaggcaagaatatacaatggggaaaagatagtctcttcaataaatggtgttagcaAAACTAGAAAGTTACATGCAAAAGATGAAACTagaccactttcttacaccatacacaaaaataagctTGAAATGTATTaaggacctaaatgtaagacctgggaccataaaactcctagaagaaaataaaggcagtGAAACTTAGACATTATCCTtagcatttttttctggatatgttttcttcaggtaagggtaacaaaggcaaaaataaacaagtgggactacatcaaactaaaaagctcctacacaatgaaggaaaccatcaacaaaatgaaaaagcaacctatgaatgggagaatatctttgcaaatgatatatccaacaaggggttaatatccaaaatatataaagaactcataggaCTCAatatcaaaaaaccccaaataatccaataaaaaaatgggcagaggacctgaatagacattttcccaagagaaatacagagggccaacaggtacaggaaaaaatgctcaacatcactaatcatgaaaACGCaatttaaaaccataatgaggtagtgcctcacaccagttagaacagcttttatcaaaaagacaagaaataacaagtgttggtaaggatgtggaagaaagggaacacttgtgcactgttggtggaaatgtaacatggtgcagctgctatggaaagcagtataaaaaatattaaaaaaattagaaataccacacAATCCAGTAACTGCACATATGgttatttacctgaagaaaacaaaaacactaattctaaAAGATCTATGTACCCCTATACTTGTTGCAGCATTaattacaatagcgaagatatggaagcagtcagtgtccactgatagatgaataaagaaaggtgtatatgtgtgtatgtatgtatgtatgtatgtatgtatatatgtatgtatgtatatatctatctcagccattaaaaaacatttaaaacaacatggatggttctagaaggtattatgctagatgaaacaagtcagagaaagacaagtatcatataaTATCAttatatgtgggatctaaaaaatgaaacagatgaacaaacatatgaaacataaataaattcataatacagagaacaaacgtggttgccataggggagggagatgggggatgggcaaaacaggtgaaggggataaagagatacaagcttccaattataaaataaaaaagtctcAGAGATGAAAAgctagcatagggaatatagtcaataatattgtcatgattttgtatggtgacagatggtaactacatttactaTGGTACTGcatattttgtaatgtatataattgttcatcactatgttgtatgcccAACACTAATGTAATATTAAatgtcaacaatacttcaataaaagaagaacatcaagggaaaaaaaagacaattaaaaaaaataaaacgcCTGGTTTCCTAGGGTTCTATCCTGAGTCAGCATAAATTATTGGCCAATGACTGATCAAAGCTGTGCTTAAACAGCTTGTTAAGGACTAAACTGTTTGTCCCTAAAGTTCATATGTTAAAATCCTAACCACTAGTTCCTtgaatatgactgtatttggagatagaatCTTTAAAGTAGTAAGGAAGTTATAAAgaagtcattagggtgggccttaatccaatatggcttgtgtccttataagaagaaattaggacacagacacatatGGAAGGAAGACCATGTAAAGACATAGAGAACCAACTCTGCCAACACGAtaatcttggacttccaacttctggaactgtgagaaaataattttctgttgtttaggccacccagtctgtggtagtttgttatggtagccctagCCAAGTAATCTGTACCTTGAGGCAGTAAGACTTCTACTTTTTGTCAATGAATCAATGTAGTTTAAGAAAGTATTCAAAGTTAGGCCACTTATAAATCTGCCCCACTTTTACTTTGTGTTTGCAAGCCTTCTTATTTAGCCAGCGATGAGGAGCTTACTAGGGCCTCTCAAGTCTCCTTAGTGAGTGCATATTCCCATGCACATTTATAATCTAAACTAGAGGGTTAAGTTAGGGTATTATCagatccactttatttctcttgttCTCAGAATCTTCCCATTAAGTTTCTGGCTGGTTGCCCAGTCCATTATTTGACCCAACAAGTATTGTGATCTCAGTTAGGCTAGGTGTTATATTGGCTTTTCTAGATTGTTTTAAATAACATCCCTGGGCATAGAACTTTCTGTGTTCTGTTCCAAATAAAATTGGCCGTCTCCATCTCTATCAGTGAGGCTGCCTGTCTTCACAGTCTGACTCACCCAGGTAAACTGCAAGATGGAATCTGGGTTGGGGAGTTGGGGAGGATGTTGGGAGGAACTGGAGCAGCCTGCAGCTAAAATATCACAGACATCTACTGTTCTTTCTGAAGTTCAGTAAAATTTTTTACGTAAACACTTCTTAATTTGTTGTATGCTTTGGTAAATTTTCAGAACCTTTAAAAGATTTACTTACAATTTTGTCcacttttgttatttatttttagggAGATTTACCATATCCTAACTCAGCTATTTTGGAATCCCCACCCATTCCCTGTCCTGCAAAACTCTTTCCATGTAGTCTTGTAGTTACTTCAGTTAGTCCTTGCTTAGGGTGGTCTTCCCTTATCATCTTATGTAAATAATCTTTGGTTTATctctttactgttttattttattccacaacatttttctgcttcctgaaatcattatatatatgtatttgtttgtCTTTCTTCCCCACTGGAATGCAAGTTTTCTGATGGTGGGAATGTTATCATTAATCACTGCATCCATAGTGCCTATAACAATGCCTAGTAAATAACAGatcctccataaatatttgtctaAGAATGAGTGAATGTagatttctagttttttaagCTTGTGAGAAAATAATCATTCTTATTAACTTTGGTGTTATTGTGAATTATTACAGTATTTGGGATGTTATTAAACTTCCAACTACCTTCTAGGAATCAACTACCTACAGAAATAATAGTCTTGTGTGTAAAGATATATGTTTTGGGATGTTCACTACATCactgtttgtgatttttaaaaactgtaaaagaGATAAATATGCAGCAATAAAGGAATGTTAAATACTAAGGAAAAGCATGATGCTGTTAAAAGGCATTAGTGATATGCTTTATAATGGGAAGATGTTTTATGATAGCTGAGAAAAATACATATGACAAAACAACATATGATCACACAATTAGTAAAGGGAAAACcaagtgtgtgtgtcttttttctaCAGATTTGGATGTGTGGATATGACAAGGACTACATTAAGAGGACAGAAATTTGTAGTCTATAATCTTTTAGCTTTTTAATTTAAAGTTTCATGTGTTACTTttgtaattttaataataaagaaaaaattttaaagtaaatattaccACACATTACACTTATATTAGTTCTAGACATATTGTATCAGTGTACTTCATCTCCCCATAAAGTGTTTTTACTAGAAATCAACGTCCTTTGATTTGTTAGAGAGTAGATAACCACTTACCAAATCAATACAGCCAAAGATGGAGTACgtacatgcaataaaatattCCAAGGGGTAGGATAACAGTAAAATTCGTGAAACTTCCCTCCCAAGTTTCTGAAACCAGAAAATAGGGAAAGGTCTTGCATTATTACCTTTAGCAAGTATAAATATGCCCACAGAATGAACTCCTATTATAAGAAgcatggaaaagaaggaaaataagcagAAAACATAAGCCTCTTTCATCATTTGATTTCCCTAGGCATTCTACTCCTTTGGCTTCTGTTCCACTTTTCCTATCCTTCATTCCCCCAAATCACTGTCTACAGCTTTCATTCTTGATCTTCATCACTCAGCATTCTTGTCTCACTTCTTACAACtcctcattctcatttttctcttcactAGAGAGTTCTTGGCATAGCTCACTACCCAAACTCTTTAGTCAATAGGATTTGACTCATCTGTCTGTGATAAGgtcagaattgtcatgtataaagagttataatttattacaaacttatttaaatatacatgtatggGGATAAAAGTATCGCACAGAAATTGCTGTAATACTTATGGAAGGATGAATAAATCCAAAAAAGAGTTCAAAGAACAACACTTCATTTGAAGTATAAGGTGATTGTGATTGCTGggatatttgtttgtttattttatttatcccttCTGTTGCTATTGGAAAGGTATTTTCAACTACATATCAAGATGAATAGTACTTGTACTGATCCTGAAAATAAATGTAGTTTTTGCGCTGGCTGTGGAAAGAAGAATGAACATATTCAGACCTAGAAAGAATAATACTGTAATTCTGTCTCCTTCAattgcttctcttcctccctcttctctTTTGTTGGGTTTGCTATCTTTTATATGCAGGAGTCTATTAGGTGGTAGGGATTAGATGGTGAGAATGAAATGACAAAATATTCCTTCTTTCTTCAAGTTTTTATTCAAGTGGAAAAGAAAGATAAGGTAACATATGATAAGGTTAAATCCATAAAAATGGACACAAACTTGCTCAATAATTATAGGAAACAGGAGGTTCACCCTAAGCTATTAAAATCTGGGAAGGCTACCTAAAGAGCTAGGACCTTTGAAATAAGATTAGGactgagaaaaatgaaagggGGAAGCAACATCTTAGGCagctttaaatttttaattacttgtttctttgaaattaattttacctaCTTTGTTTCAGAAAGAATAGCACAAATTAAAAGTATGACAAAATAATTAAGAAGAGACATAAAATAGAACCAGtaataaaactacaaaacataCCACATAGCCTACAGCTTGATAATATGAGCAAAGGCTGGATACATGAATATGTTTTAAGAAAGTGATAAAACAAGTTTAACTCAGGTATAGTGTTCATTCATGTATGGTATTAACAGGAggataaagaaaaaactgtagaGAGTTTGAAATGGCAAGTGACCTTATCAGAATTCTTATTTAGTTTTGCTGGCAGAAACCCAATCAAAGCATTTTAGCTGGAAAGTACTAGTGACCTCTTAGCTAGCAACATTGTAAAAAGTCATTTTGTCCACATTCCTGAATACATATGTGCTAGTGTTTTTCTCAGAAAACTCTCCTCCAAAAGTGTCAAGATGCCTGCCAGAGAAGCTCAAataggaaaacaacagagagCAAACTGAGCTCTCAACATGATTTAAGCCTGTATTTCCTGTCATTAACAGTCAAGAGAGCACTAATTAATAAAAACTTAAATAATTCGACAATACTTGGTAATTGGGAAGACAATGGAAAGGAAGGGTGAAGGATTACATCAGGGTTTTGAGCCAAGGAGATGGAAATAAGGGAGTCCTGCAGCACAGTACTTTTGAGGAggtaaatattttccattttatatctGTTGAGTTTGAAATGATAATGATATAAGCAAGCTGCTTACTTATGTTAGAAAATCTGCCATATGGAAAACCTTGTAAAATGTTGGCAGCTTTAGTAATAGTAGGTATATAATTCTATAATGCTTCTAGGAAAAGGCAGTGGGTTAGAGATGTAGGTTTAATATACAAGTTCATTTTGTGTAACTAATCATAGCAAACAAAGCTGAAACCACCTGACTGGGAGATTTTGAAACTGATCATTAAAACTGAGTTCAGGTCAGATAATTACAGTCTACAATTGTTTGTAATATTGTTTGCAAAAGGTAGGTCTTAGAAATAAGGCCATACTATCTTAACCTGACAATTAGAAGCTATTGAGTAAAAGTGGTAAACTAAAATAACTTGAAACAATTCTACATTTAATAATCTAattctccccccaccctcccatccCTGAAATTAGAATTGAAGATTTATAGATTGAATTTCCAGGTAAATGGAGAATTTTCTCACAATTTATAGGGAAAATCTGATGCATGTTTGTTTAAGTAAATATATCATTCATTACACAGTCTGTTTTGGGTATTAGTGAATCTTCTCTCATTCCCCTCTGTtcttcatgcttggattttttccACTTATGGTCCCCTTTTATAATACACTGCAGGTATGAGATGGGGTGTACAGTGAGGAGCAGGAAGTTTACCTCTCACCTTCAATGACTTCTAATCATTAGAATCACTTTTGAATTAAACCTTTCAAATTGTTACTGGTTTTGTCCTGTTCAGTAACAAAGAGGAGCTCTACTCTAACCTGCTCTCATTTCAAgtggaatatttttttaagtattgccAAAGACTTTCGCAGCACAAACATTCTGTGATTCTGACTATAAAGCCAACATAGTTGAAATAAATCTAGTGTGATATCAGCTAAAGATATTCACATTAACTAGAGAATGTTACTATCTTAGAAGAAATTGTTATCTCTGTGGTACAAAGTATGTGTTTGGATACTCAAATGAAGGCAAGGTAGATTCATGTATATTGATGCATGCATTTGAGGATTGAAAGCAAAATTTATATGAGATGCAAAAGTAGGGTGTGCATGAAAGCTCTGTGTTAAACTAGAAACTACTAGATGTCTACAATTCCAACTCTATACAGCAGTAGCAGAATTCTCTTGATTTTGGGAAGGTTTTAAGGTCTAGTATTACACTTTTATTTAATAGGATCAAAAGTGACTTCATGCATAAAGCGTATTCACATCAATAACACCTTCAAATTTTTTACTTACTTTATTTTAACTGGGCATATCAAGAATTCAAACATTAGAttaatattaacaaaaatattgTTGGAATTATTTTTGAATTAAAACTTTTAGTCAAGAGCTTACTACTAATCATTACTACTGAAAAATTTCATGAGGCCTTTTTTTAACCTTCTAAGCCTTCAAAACCTCTGAAAGGAATCATTTTGAAATTAAGATGTTCCTAAAGAATTGGTCACTTACTGCTTGTCCATAATTCCTATATGACACAGAATCAAAATAAGACAATTCAATTGTTGTTAGAACTGTTGCAATAAGTGCAGTAATTACACATAAGATGTTCATGATCAAAGCACATGAAACCTAAAAAGAAGACAGAGGGTAAATTTATTATATTCGAATAAGCACTTTGGTTAAACAGTTTgtattcctgaaaaaaaaaatcacttagctAAAAGTTTGATCTAGTTTCTGAAGCTTTAGAAACGTTGGTATGTTTGCCattacagtaaaatatttttctggtttACATGAAACCCAGTTAATCTGGAGGAAACACTGAAATATCACAATAAACATAAGTCTTCCATTTGGactaaaaaatattatattttacaaTATTCTGAGTCATCTGGAAGAAGACCCTGTAAGATATGATTTGAACAAATGGAGTTCCActgcagaaagaaaaatagaaaacaaagatggACAATGACTATGAAAATAAGCCAAATAAGATTCAGTAATTTTTAATTCTGGGTTTTCATTTTCTAGGGAAATCCATTCATATCTTTGGATATCAGTTTTTTATCTGTATATGAGATCAGGCTAATTAATTTCTAAGTTATCTTTCAGCTCTGAgattctaagattttttttcatcCCACTAACTTTCTAGCTATACCACAGATGGATCTTTATTCTGGACAAATTCTCTATTTTGTTAAGATACAATCCTGTTCTCAAACTATAGAGTTAGGAAAATGAAGTTTTACAGCAGTTATTATGACTCTATATAAAGGCGTTAGGTCCGATTAATATTTTTCTAATACTAAAGTTCATACAATGTTAAAAGAAGGTAGAATTACAAAACTCCACTACACTTAAATTTAGAAACCTTTACATAATCATGATTCTAACTAATATAGTATGTTTGTCTGCATTAAGTTATGTGCTCCTGGATTTTCACTTAATTCCTCCATTTATTTTACAGCTAGGGAGACTCCTCCATTGTTTAGATACTATCTTTTCATTGAGCCCTATTTAGCTTTGTGACAGGTGACTTCTAGTCTATCCTAGGCATTTCAACTTACCAGTCGTTGAGTTGGATGTGTTGCTGCTCTTATTATGGTGACTCCTGAAATGATAAACTggatataaaaacatatatttataaataattattgataatGCTCAtcaacttaaaatatatttttaacaactCTTTTCTAAGTCAATTATTTTTAgattaaataattattgataatgctcatccacttaaaaaatatttttaacaactcTCTTTTCTAAGTCAATTATTTTTAGAATACTAAGAGTACCAAATATAAAGATGTTTTAGTAGAAGTCAGGACAAGTTTCCTTTATACAGTAATGAACTATAAGGTTAATACTAAGGTCACTAATAACAGAAATATATGGGGGACAGTGGGCAAAATTCAGGTTGTGGTATATGCCAAAGATAATGTAAGCAGTCCTGAATCAGGAACCAAGTTTGCCTTATCTGTGCATGCTTTCTGACCACAATCAGTTATTACCTGTAATGTTATCCTTCTTAGTGATAATTACAGATTATAATTACTGTATACATGTCCAGGTGTGAAAAAAGTGGCCTATGAGTCTCTTCCAAATTGTGTGAAACATATCTCTTAACTGAGACTGTAGCCATTACTAAGGTGACAGCTGCTATTCATGTTTTGGCCTTTGTTTTTTTAACGAGAGGTTCCTTTATTTCATACCAGGctattttgtatatttcctaGACATGCAGAGCTATGTCATATTGTTTGACGGTGGACTGCACAACTCTGTTGAAATATTCCTTTTGTCTTATCTGTTTAGTGGCTTTGACAAAGGTCCAAATCAAAGGCTAATTTGTGGAAAACAGCATTCCTGTACACCACACCCAGGAAGCAAAAGCTGAAGTTTAGTAACTCCTCAACGATAACTTAAATCTAAACATTTAGCACTTCATTCTGTAATACAAGCTGAGATTTCCAAGGAGGTACACAGTGAAGACAGGAACTAGTTCAGAATATAAAGTGAAAACACCTTGTGAATTTTGAACTAGAGTACTCTCTAGCTAGGTACCAAGCCATGTGCTTTACAAAATGCCTTTCCAAGTTTATGACCCAAATGAGAAGTTTTGCACTGGATGAAATTTTAGATTATTCTAGGAGTTAAATATGCTATTTTTATGATATGAATAATTAAACACTGAGGGACATGAATCATTTATCTGGATTTTGTCTGCAAATTCACTATTTTTCTCCTATTGCTTTCCAAAGCAATGCTTTAACACTTATGAGTCAATGTATAAAGTCAGGGAATCTCCTAGAGACCACTGTCTCCACTCTCACCCTCTCAAGTGCTGTCCGTCTTACCTCTTATGGCCCTTAACCCATTGATTCTAAGCACAGGTAAGTGTTCTCCTTGCTCCTTATTGTTACTTCCAACCACTCTGTCTCCTCCAGCTTTGAGTCAAATGTCATCAGATTCTATCACCAAATGTCCTTTCTGGTTGAAGTCATCTATTGATCCCTTGGTGGCTCTTCTCCTTCCAGGTGATTTTAATTCTTATGTCTCTAACTCTCTCTCTAATACCCCTTAATCCTTGGTAATTTCAGTATACACATATATGATCCTTCTAATACCCTGGGCTTGTGATTCTTTGAATCTCTCTCCTCCAATCCTTTGACTCCATTCTATCTCAGTCATTCACTCCCACATTTATTCTCCTGTCCTTGTTTCTGCCAATAAGTGTAACATCTTTCAAATCTCAATTTGGATATCTCTTGGTGACCACCACCTTCTATCTTTCTAGATCATGCCCTGTGGTATTACAACTGTAGCAATCCTTTGACCCCATATGGATCTATAATATGAGCCTCTCATCTGCTTTTATATTCTTCCCTTTACCAGCTTAAATTCCATGGCCAACTATTATAAACATTCACTTATACACACTCTCAACTCTTTTGCACCTTTCTCATTTGATCAGTTACATGGTTAAACCAAAGCACTGACTAAATGCAGTTCTCCTTACAGCATGCCAGCACCCATGCAGCTGAACGTGGGGTAGCACAGGTGATCCTCTGAAACCTAACCAAAGTGAAGCCATATGCTTAAAAGATGCTTAGGCCAAGATGCTGGGCTGCATTCCTAGACTGAAGTTCCAGCAACAGGGAGGAATTGGTCCTGTTCCCATTCCACAAAGAATGAACTGCTTTGTGTCTGAAGAGAACACCGAGATAAGAAGGAACTCCAGGGTTGCCTGCTTTTCTACACACAAAGATAGCCTTCAGGTAGCACCCTTTTCCCTTTCCCTGATAAAAGCTAGCCCAGTGGTggatggagtgggggtggggagggcacttTGGCCTAGTGCCAT from Manis pentadactyla isolate mManPen7 chromosome 9, mManPen7.hap1, whole genome shotgun sequence includes the following:
- the MS4A13 gene encoding membrane-spanning 4-domains subfamily A member 13, with the translated sequence MIGIFHVLMWYFLLVLYMGQIKGVFGTYEPITYKTRCALWGIIFIISGVTIIRAATHPTQRLVSCALIMNILCVITALIATVLTTIELSYFDSVSYRNYGQAKLGREVSRILLLSYPLEYFIACTYSIFGCIDLAGRSSKSRMSAPVLARLHAQRLQQPRTWPQPQRWNRAG